The following are encoded together in the Drosophila sechellia strain sech25 chromosome 3R, ASM438219v1, whole genome shotgun sequence genome:
- the LOC6614127 gene encoding uncharacterized protein LOC6614127 isoform X1, which yields MMYNNRPTAISLEEEVQYIYKYPLLPTPLIDYGFIYNLVCNKPRDVSVPLILEIEPEFKPKDSAEKPKKVPRLSYHSRSSSMSEDEPEAEVQVKYKWNSPRLMILCEDGDINCAMHYLVESLHDPFACNAVTTLFLQESILEEFVDRIRDRLEPLSTDISGHPAYIKTLERLNHLMAKTIVGNPKTVPENASPMLVYDLNHRYLADGPTGVITLHTFRTMKDAAELQAKEPLNFTSVCIWNEKLAAAYELVARLSPLIFTINCYYVNLNEITLPFVCNFNSAKIVDGYHYESLTFQGKRKVVVHPVGTIWAKLAREALVQY from the exons ATGATGTACAA CAACCGACCCACGGC AATCAGTCTAGAGGAGGAAgttcaatatatttataagtaCCCTCTGCTGCCGACTCCACTGATTGATTATGGATTTATCTACAATCTGGTGTGCAACAAACCTCGGGATGTCAGTGTGCCGTTGATCCTAGAAATTGAGCCGGAATTCAAGCCCAAAGACAGTGCTGAAAAGCCAAAGAAGGTACCTAGGCTTTCATACCATTCCCGATCCAGTTCAATGAGTGAAGATGAACCGGAAGCGGAAGTTCAAGTTAAATACAAGTGGAACTCGCCGCGGCTGATGATTCTCTGCGAAGATGGAGACATCAATTGCGCTATGCACTATCTCGTTGAGTCTCTTCACGATCCCTTCGCCTGCAATGCGGTGACCACTCTTTTCCTGCAGGAATCCATATTGGAGGAGTTCGTGGATCGCATAAGGGATCGCCTGGAACCGTTAAGCACCGATATCTCCGGGCATCCGGCTTATATAAAGACACTGGAGAGGCTAAACCACTTAATGGCAAAAACAATAGTGGGAAATCCCAAGACTGTTCCAGAAAATGCGAGTCCCATGCTGGTCTACGACCTGAACCATCGTTACTTGGCCGATGGACCCACCGGGGTCATAACCCTGCATACCTTTCGAACCATGAAGGATGCCGCTGAGCTGCAGGCTAAGGAACCACTTAACTTTACCTCTGTGTGCATTTGGAACGAAAAACTGGCAGCCGCCTACGAACTGGTGGCCCGATTAAGTCCGCTGATCTTCACGATTAATTGTTACTACGTTAATCTAAACGAAATCACTCTGCCCTTCGTTTGCAACTTTAACTCCGCGAAGATTGTCGACGGCTACCACTACGAGTCGTTGACGTTTCAGGGAAAGCGCAAAGTAGTTGTCCATCCAGTTGGCACCATCTGGGCAAAGTTGGCCCGCGAGGCACTCGTCCAGTACTGA
- the LOC6614127 gene encoding uncharacterized protein LOC6614127 isoform X2: protein MMYNNRPTAISLEEEVQYIYKYPLLPTPLIDYGFIYNLVCNKPRDVSVPLILEIEPEFKPKDSAEKPKKVPRLSYHSRSSSMSEDEPEAEVQVKYKWNSPRLMILCEDGDINCAMHYLESILEEFVDRIRDRLEPLSTDISGHPAYIKTLERLNHLMAKTIVGNPKTVPENASPMLVYDLNHRYLADGPTGVITLHTFRTMKDAAELQAKEPLNFTSVCIWNEKLAAAYELVARLSPLIFTINCYYVNLNEITLPFVCNFNSAKIVDGYHYESLTFQGKRKVVVHPVGTIWAKLAREALVQY, encoded by the exons ATGATGTACAA CAACCGACCCACGGC AATCAGTCTAGAGGAGGAAgttcaatatatttataagtaCCCTCTGCTGCCGACTCCACTGATTGATTATGGATTTATCTACAATCTGGTGTGCAACAAACCTCGGGATGTCAGTGTGCCGTTGATCCTAGAAATTGAGCCGGAATTCAAGCCCAAAGACAGTGCTGAAAAGCCAAAGAAGGTACCTAGGCTTTCATACCATTCCCGATCCAGTTCAATGAGTGAAGATGAACCGGAAGCGGAAGTTCAAGTTAAATACAAGTGGAACTCGCCGCGGCTGATGATTCTCTGCGAAGATGGAGACATCAATTGCGCTATGCACTATCTC GAATCCATATTGGAGGAGTTCGTGGATCGCATAAGGGATCGCCTGGAACCGTTAAGCACCGATATCTCCGGGCATCCGGCTTATATAAAGACACTGGAGAGGCTAAACCACTTAATGGCAAAAACAATAGTGGGAAATCCCAAGACTGTTCCAGAAAATGCGAGTCCCATGCTGGTCTACGACCTGAACCATCGTTACTTGGCCGATGGACCCACCGGGGTCATAACCCTGCATACCTTTCGAACCATGAAGGATGCCGCTGAGCTGCAGGCTAAGGAACCACTTAACTTTACCTCTGTGTGCATTTGGAACGAAAAACTGGCAGCCGCCTACGAACTGGTGGCCCGATTAAGTCCGCTGATCTTCACGATTAATTGTTACTACGTTAATCTAAACGAAATCACTCTGCCCTTCGTTTGCAACTTTAACTCCGCGAAGATTGTCGACGGCTACCACTACGAGTCGTTGACGTTTCAGGGAAAGCGCAAAGTAGTTGTCCATCCAGTTGGCACCATCTGGGCAAAGTTGGCCCGCGAGGCACTCGTCCAGTACTGA
- the LOC6614129 gene encoding Golgi-associated plant pathogenesis-related protein 1 isoform X1, giving the protein MFLVNVLIVLLVLVIADLQKDHLNEHNRLREKHGSPPLILDDALSQGCEEYAKVLAANERLEHSSSAGQKYGENLCMRSQDPLQCVQDWYDEIEDYDFEKPQFGMSTGHFTALVWKNAKKMGFGQAKDKKGYYWVVARYYPPVNVNGQFEENVLPPNKGEGDENGQGNFNSFQVDNIPIIVMLWLCWQFSN; this is encoded by the exons ATGTTTTTGGTAAACGTATTGATTGTTTtg TTGGTGTTGGTTATAGCAGATTTACAGAAGGACCATCTAAACGAACACAATCGGTTGAGGGAGAAGCATGGAAGTCCGCCTCTGATCTTGGACGATGCACTCTCACAGGGATGCGAAGAATATGCCAAA GTGCTAGCCGCTAATGAAAGGTTAGAGCATTCAAGTTCTGCCGGTCAAAAATATGGTGAAAACTTGTGCATGCGGTCACAAGACCCTCTGCAATGCGTTCAAGACTGGTACGACGAAATCGAGGACTACGACTTTGAAAAGCCGCAGTTTGGCATGTCAACGGGCCATTTCACCGCACTCGTTTGGAAGAATGCGAAAAAAATGGGTTTTGGTCAGGCCAAGGACAAAAAGGGTTACTACTGGGTGGTCGCAAGATATTATCCACCAGTCAATGTGAACGGGCAGTTCGAAGAAAATGTTCTTCCGCCAAACAAAGG GGAAGGTGATGAAAATGGTCAAGGCAATTTCAATAGCTTTCAAGTTGACAACATTCCCATCATAGTCATGCTTTGGTTATGCTGGCAATTCTCAAATTGA
- the LOC6614130 gene encoding uncharacterized protein LOC6614130 isoform X1 has protein sequence MSQISELTHISRISQTNQSDGSDEDRLRRANFPVYPKPLPDRDLSYKVDENEFTMVEKAALRNAWRLIEPFQRRFGKDNFYRFLTSNEDLINFFRKDGKINLSKLHGHAMAMMKLMSRLVQTLDCNLTFRLALDENLPTHLKNGIDPEYMRMLATALKRYILESSVIENHNSCSLSNGLSRLVEIVGEYAVVDVARKRAMSTALRTTVGDAGNRMVKVALGT, from the exons ATGAGCCAAATCAGCGAACTAACCCACATAAGCCGCATAAGCCAAACCAATCAGTCGGACGGAAGTGATGAGGATCGGCTTCGCCGTGCGAATTTTCCGGTTTACCCAAAACCGCTACCAGATCGAGATTTGAGCTACAAAGTTGATGAAAATGAGTTCACAATGGTGGAGAAGGCTGCCTTGCGAAATGCCTGGCGTTTAATTGAGCCATTTCAGCGCCGATTTGGCAAGGATAATTTCTACAG ATTCCTTACGAGCAACGAGGATCTCATAAACTTCTTCAGGAAAGACGGAAAGATTAACCTAAGCAAGCTGCACGGGCATGCCATGGCAATGATGAAGCTGATGTCAAGGCTGGTCCAAACACTGGATTGCAATCTAACCTTCCGCTTGGCCTTGGATGAGAATCTTCCCACACATCTGAAGAATGGCATCGATCCCGAGTACATGAGG atgCTGGCCACCGCACTGAAGAGATATATCCTTGAGTCTTCCGTTATCGAAAATCACAACTCCTGTTCACTCAGCAATGGTCTGTCCCGTCTGGTGGAGATCGTCGGGGAGTATGCCGTTGTGGATGTGGCCAGAAAAAGAGCCATGTCCACTGCCCTCAGGACAACTGTGGGCGATGCTGGCAATCGCATGGTCAAGGTTGCTCTAGGCACTTAA
- the LOC6614128 gene encoding uncharacterized protein LOC6614128: MMNSLPIWQSVDQNLSCKAEGINNICKVAEISKIENTKPKDKKLAQPKHLKFAFTEPGPKKVFHCTEQSVLQSEDCWSAEEVLEESDEKSNLELEDIYDEVFRLKRRVNQLNYQLGTNIPECPNIHPCQDDHIYLMNVEGVHPDILQLKFASHKLEHQLTQMQSVRRTSNLAKKLVRDDYCRSRKLGDQLQIEIQKLDSFKLKFEKHQGLCLQRFRFLEQDKYTGREFNKYIEKSNEMIRTQLKKQVLKSEYKPFRKEASRVTISLKKAAENLQDYQSSVINNKKCEIFQIAKNSCVSIRSDF; encoded by the coding sequence ATGATGAATTCATTACCAATATGGCAATCAGTGGACCAAAATTTATCGTGCAAGGCAGaaggaataaataatatatgcaAGGTAGCAGAAATAAGTAAAATTGAAAACACTAAACCGAAGGATAAGAAACTGGCACAACCAAAGCACTTAAAGTTCGCATTCACAGAGCCCGGGCCAAAAAAAGTGTTTCACTGCACGGAGCAGAGTGTTTTGCAATCTGAAGATTGCTGGTCCGCTGAGGAAGTTCTGGAAGAATCAGACGAGAAAAGTAATCTGGAACTCGAAGATATTTACGATGAGGTATTTCGCTTAAAGCGGCGCGTAAATCAACTCAATTACCAACTAGGTACCAATATACCGGAATGCCCAAACATACATCCCTGCCAGGATGATCATATATATTTGATGAATGTAGAGGGAGTTCATCCCGATATTCTTCAGCTGAAATTTGCAAGCCATAAACTAGAGCACCAACTGACTCAGATGCAATCCGTCCGAAGAACATCCAATCTGGCAAAAAAACTGGTACGGGATGACTACTGCAGAAGCAGGAAGTTAGGTGATCAGTTGCagattgaaattcaaaaactAGACTCCTTCAAGCTCAAATTCGAAAAACATCAAGGACTATGTCTTCAACGGTTTAGGTTTTTGGAGCAAGATAAGTATACTGGCAGGGAGttcaataaatatatagaaaaaagTAATGAAATGATAAGAACTCAACTTAAAAAGCAGGTTTTAAAGAGTGAATACAAACCTTTTCGGAAGGAAGCCTCTAGAGTGACAATCTCTTTAAAAAAGGCCGCGGAAAATTTGCAAGATTATCAGTCAAGCGtgataaataacaaaaaatgtgaaatCTTCCAGATCGCGAAAAATTCCTGTGTATCCATTCGTTCAGACTTTTAa
- the LOC6614130 gene encoding uncharacterized protein LOC6614130 isoform X2: MSQISELTHISRISQTNQSDGSDEDRLRRANFPVYPKPLPDRDLSYKVDENEFTMVEKAALRNAWRLIEPFQRRFGKDNFYRKDGKINLSKLHGHAMAMMKLMSRLVQTLDCNLTFRLALDENLPTHLKNGIDPEYMRMLATALKRYILESSVIENHNSCSLSNGLSRLVEIVGEYAVVDVARKRAMSTALRTTVGDAGNRMVKVALGT; this comes from the exons ATGAGCCAAATCAGCGAACTAACCCACATAAGCCGCATAAGCCAAACCAATCAGTCGGACGGAAGTGATGAGGATCGGCTTCGCCGTGCGAATTTTCCGGTTTACCCAAAACCGCTACCAGATCGAGATTTGAGCTACAAAGTTGATGAAAATGAGTTCACAATGGTGGAGAAGGCTGCCTTGCGAAATGCCTGGCGTTTAATTGAGCCATTTCAGCGCCGATTTGGCAAGGATAATTTCTACAG GAAAGACGGAAAGATTAACCTAAGCAAGCTGCACGGGCATGCCATGGCAATGATGAAGCTGATGTCAAGGCTGGTCCAAACACTGGATTGCAATCTAACCTTCCGCTTGGCCTTGGATGAGAATCTTCCCACACATCTGAAGAATGGCATCGATCCCGAGTACATGAGG atgCTGGCCACCGCACTGAAGAGATATATCCTTGAGTCTTCCGTTATCGAAAATCACAACTCCTGTTCACTCAGCAATGGTCTGTCCCGTCTGGTGGAGATCGTCGGGGAGTATGCCGTTGTGGATGTGGCCAGAAAAAGAGCCATGTCCACTGCCCTCAGGACAACTGTGGGCGATGCTGGCAATCGCATGGTCAAGGTTGCTCTAGGCACTTAA
- the LOC6614129 gene encoding Golgi-associated plant pathogenesis-related protein 1 isoform X2, with product MFLLVLVIADLQKDHLNEHNRLREKHGSPPLILDDALSQGCEEYAKVLAANERLEHSSSAGQKYGENLCMRSQDPLQCVQDWYDEIEDYDFEKPQFGMSTGHFTALVWKNAKKMGFGQAKDKKGYYWVVARYYPPVNVNGQFEENVLPPNKGEGDENGQGNFNSFQVDNIPIIVMLWLCWQFSN from the exons ATGTTTTTG TTGGTGTTGGTTATAGCAGATTTACAGAAGGACCATCTAAACGAACACAATCGGTTGAGGGAGAAGCATGGAAGTCCGCCTCTGATCTTGGACGATGCACTCTCACAGGGATGCGAAGAATATGCCAAA GTGCTAGCCGCTAATGAAAGGTTAGAGCATTCAAGTTCTGCCGGTCAAAAATATGGTGAAAACTTGTGCATGCGGTCACAAGACCCTCTGCAATGCGTTCAAGACTGGTACGACGAAATCGAGGACTACGACTTTGAAAAGCCGCAGTTTGGCATGTCAACGGGCCATTTCACCGCACTCGTTTGGAAGAATGCGAAAAAAATGGGTTTTGGTCAGGCCAAGGACAAAAAGGGTTACTACTGGGTGGTCGCAAGATATTATCCACCAGTCAATGTGAACGGGCAGTTCGAAGAAAATGTTCTTCCGCCAAACAAAGG GGAAGGTGATGAAAATGGTCAAGGCAATTTCAATAGCTTTCAAGTTGACAACATTCCCATCATAGTCATGCTTTGGTTATGCTGGCAATTCTCAAATTGA
- the LOC6614127 gene encoding uncharacterized protein LOC6614127 isoform X3 → MSEDEPEAEVQVKYKWNSPRLMILCEDGDINCAMHYLVESLHDPFACNAVTTLFLQESILEEFVDRIRDRLEPLSTDISGHPAYIKTLERLNHLMAKTIVGNPKTVPENASPMLVYDLNHRYLADGPTGVITLHTFRTMKDAAELQAKEPLNFTSVCIWNEKLAAAYELVARLSPLIFTINCYYVNLNEITLPFVCNFNSAKIVDGYHYESLTFQGKRKVVVHPVGTIWAKLAREALVQY, encoded by the coding sequence ATGAGTGAAGATGAACCGGAAGCGGAAGTTCAAGTTAAATACAAGTGGAACTCGCCGCGGCTGATGATTCTCTGCGAAGATGGAGACATCAATTGCGCTATGCACTATCTCGTTGAGTCTCTTCACGATCCCTTCGCCTGCAATGCGGTGACCACTCTTTTCCTGCAGGAATCCATATTGGAGGAGTTCGTGGATCGCATAAGGGATCGCCTGGAACCGTTAAGCACCGATATCTCCGGGCATCCGGCTTATATAAAGACACTGGAGAGGCTAAACCACTTAATGGCAAAAACAATAGTGGGAAATCCCAAGACTGTTCCAGAAAATGCGAGTCCCATGCTGGTCTACGACCTGAACCATCGTTACTTGGCCGATGGACCCACCGGGGTCATAACCCTGCATACCTTTCGAACCATGAAGGATGCCGCTGAGCTGCAGGCTAAGGAACCACTTAACTTTACCTCTGTGTGCATTTGGAACGAAAAACTGGCAGCCGCCTACGAACTGGTGGCCCGATTAAGTCCGCTGATCTTCACGATTAATTGTTACTACGTTAATCTAAACGAAATCACTCTGCCCTTCGTTTGCAACTTTAACTCCGCGAAGATTGTCGACGGCTACCACTACGAGTCGTTGACGTTTCAGGGAAAGCGCAAAGTAGTTGTCCATCCAGTTGGCACCATCTGGGCAAAGTTGGCCCGCGAGGCACTCGTCCAGTACTGA